A window of Bacteroidales bacterium contains these coding sequences:
- a CDS encoding ABC transporter ATP-binding protein, whose amino-acid sequence METIQIQNLTKKFPMGKGEFVALKGIDLNFEKGEFAGLIGPSGSGKTTLLNIIGSLDVPSSGDVNVLGKSIGKLSSREAARLRKENLGFIFQSYNLLQVHTVFENVEFPLLLLSYSASERKKMVMDALEWVGLTDKVKSKPPQLSGGECQRVAIARAMVKRPSLVLADEPTANLDATNSHNILKTMVNLNRELNTTFLFATHDDKVISYLRRKIFLLDGRVDKDEIISAN is encoded by the coding sequence ATGGAAACAATTCAAATTCAAAATCTCACCAAGAAATTCCCAATGGGAAAAGGTGAGTTTGTTGCTCTTAAAGGCATTGACCTGAATTTCGAGAAGGGGGAATTTGCCGGCCTGATTGGTCCAAGTGGCTCTGGAAAAACAACGCTTCTAAACATAATAGGATCACTGGATGTGCCATCCTCGGGCGATGTGAATGTACTTGGAAAATCAATCGGGAAACTTAGCTCCAGGGAAGCTGCACGGCTTCGTAAAGAAAACCTTGGGTTCATTTTTCAGAGCTACAACCTTTTGCAGGTTCACACAGTATTTGAAAACGTTGAGTTTCCGTTATTGCTCCTCAGCTATTCGGCATCAGAGAGGAAAAAAATGGTGATGGATGCACTGGAATGGGTTGGGTTGACAGATAAGGTTAAATCAAAGCCGCCGCAGCTTTCAGGTGGAGAATGTCAGAGAGTAGCCATTGCACGAGCCATGGTTAAAAGGCCTTCATTGGTTCTTGCAGATGAGCCCACCGCCAACCTCGATGCAACCAATTCGCATAACATCCTTAAAACCATGGTAAATCTGAACCGTGAGCTAAACACAACTTTTCTATTTGCCACCCATGATGACAAAGTGATCAGTTACCTGCGAAGGAAAATCTTCCTGCTAGACGGCAGGGTTGATAAAGACGAAATAATTTCAGCAAATTAA